Proteins encoded by one window of Electrophorus electricus isolate fEleEle1 chromosome 17, fEleEle1.pri, whole genome shotgun sequence:
- the si:ch211-244c8.4 gene encoding APC membrane recruitment protein 2 has product MDAQSESCEPPLCDPQPPGKIRKALKLFSKRRPGSGMANIFSMRSKCEGGPKSPPSRSKTLDGLTEAVAPEAEAESMDLDQEACQKEDSPTDEPTSREGNLGSTPTRQSISSITSAKSLSFLNMLRWSRKGGEGERQTQTESQRAGRQRKGLKGLFGSVRWHGKDSDGSDQVAPGPPLLASRSNSVEIIKENLTLTPRPPPRSPDGSESEQQPPVSQDVPTCSEDTTKVSETAKLPINDRLSTLLGDISSILSFDSLTGGGDIVADVEAEWMKVSSRVEGRAGTDEAVRKDKALSAAISAKLKPTLSPTSTSFSKPSSTSTAKPISSFTTPPKPIPSPTTKPRVSPPSSPSPSTSTKPVPFSTCSPTHIPTKKPDQPSETSPFPSSSPSMKPMSIAITKSPPTTPTYSAEPSLTHTFILTPEPSTTPTPTPTPTSTPTPTYTPTPSPVPAVDSASAATTETSISPTVESPAEPSPAAVITEPTPTPTAATKPTPTPAPPPITKPIHSAAQETRHSSASASKYPPFNTSIKPVSTGPINRPKIITTFGLSTSRNTAPIVKPETKQSAPQPKLSPPLLQTDKGGSVSAMTKASTSESGPPHYAPKPPPATSPPSYAPSMTKPQALAAAPASSSATSVKPTHKVEHTSLPYGPPSTLIPFPDSSATAPKRDREQEDVASRRGMEETGVHIRPQKLKTSGLSKIPVSGGGRPKQYHRDAHSNGDEGHWNLPTPVHEEESPISLSRESSSKEALSDFSTGSGAVTPTLSHNLEDILDSAVHPTVEATSLPRESKIPIKHGSTATYHPLQGKTETTRSKIPVSKVPVRRTSNKPAPSAAAVRK; this is encoded by the coding sequence ATGGATGCCCAATCGGAGAGCTGCGAGCCCCCACTATGCGATCCTCAGCCTCCAGGTAAAATCAGAAAGGCCCTCAAGCTATTCAGCAAGCGCAGGCCAGGCAGTGGGATGGCCAACATCTTTTCGATGCGCAGCAAATGTGAAGGGGGACCCAAATCACCACCTTCGAGGAGCAAAACCCTGGATGGTTTAACAGAGGCTGTGGCTCCAGAAGCTGAGGCAGAGTCAATGGATCTGGACCAGGAGGCCTGCCAAAAGGAGGACTCTCCAACGGATGAGCCCACCAGCAGGGAGGGGAACCTGGGTTCGACCCCAACCAGACAGTCCATCTCCTCCATCACTTCTGCTAAATCGCTGAGCTTCCTAAATATGCTTCGTTGGAGTCGGAAAGGAGGTGAGGGGGAACGGCAGACCCAGACTGAGTCACAGAGAGCTGGTCGCCAGAGAAAAGGTCTGAAGGGTCTCTTTGGAAGTGTACGCTGGCATGGAAAAGACAGCGATGGGAGTGATCAGGTGGCACCAGGTCCACCACTTCTGGCCTCCCGCTCCAACAGTGTAGAAATCATTAAGGAGAACCTGACTCTCACCCCCAGACCGCCGCCTCGCTCTCCGGATGGATCGGAGTCTGAGCAACAACCCCCAGTATCGCAGGATGTGCCCACTTGCTCTGAGGACACTACAAAGGTGAGCGAAACTGCAAAACTACCAATTAATGATAGGTTGAGCACACTGCTTGGAGATATCTCATCTATCTTGAGCTTTGATTCCCTGACGGGTGGTGGAGATATTGTCGCGGACGTAGAAGCAGAATGGATGAAAGTCAGCAGTAGAGTGGAGGGAAGAGCAGGCACAGATGAAGCTGTGAGGAAGGACAAGGCTTTGTCAGCTGCTATTTCAGCTAAACTTAAACCTACCCTTTCTCCCACATCTACGTCCTTTAGCAAACCCTCTTCTACATCTACAGCAAAACCCATTTCATCCTTTACCACACCACCCAAACCCATACCTAGCCCTACCACAAAACCCAGGGTTTCCCCACCATCTTCACCAAGCCCTTCTACTTCAACTAAACCTGTCCCATTCTCTACATGTTCGCCTACACATATTCCCACAAAAAAACCCGACCAACCCTCTGAAACTTCTCCATTCCCTTCTTCTAGCCCATCAATGAAACCCATGTCCATTGCTATCACAAAATCCCCTCCAACGACCCCAACTTATTCAGCTGAACCTTCCCTTACCCATACATTTATACTCACTCCTGAACCATCAACCACAccaacccctacccctacccctacatctacccctacccctacgtATACCCCTACCCCTAGCCCTGTTCCTGCTGTTGATTCTGCCTCTGCTGCTACAACTGAAACTTCCATCTCACCAACAGTTGAATCTCCTGCAGAACCTAGTCCTGCTGCTGTCATAACTGAGCCCACTCCCACCCCAACTGCTGCAACAAAACCCACCCCAACTCCTGCTCCCCCACCCATAACAAAACCCATTCATTCTGCAGCCCAGGAAACAAGGCACAGTAGTGCTTCCGCATCCAAATATCCGCCATTCAACACATCAATCAAACCTGTCTCCACCGGTCCGATAAACAGACCCAAAATCATCACCACCTTTGGATTATCGACAAGCCGCAACACTGCACCTATCGTTAAACCTGAGACAAAGCAGTCCGCTCCGCAGCCAAAATTAAGTCCCCCTCTATTGCAAACTGACAAAGGTGGGTCAGTGTCAGCTATGACAAAAGCATCAACTTCGGAATCCGGACCTCCTCATTATGCTCCAAAACCTCCACCTGCAACTAGTCCTCCATCTTATGCCCCATCCATGACAAAACCCCAAGCTCTAGCGGCTGCCCCTGCAAGTTCATCTGCTACCTCTGTGAAGCCTACTCATAAAGTGGAACACACTTCTCTCCCCTATGGGCCTCCTTCAACACTCATACCTTTCCCAGATTCTTCTGCCACTGCtccaaaaagagacagagagcaggaggatGTGGCAAGTCGAAGAGGAATGGAAGAGACAGGCGTGCACATTCGACCTCAGAAGTTAAAGACGTCAGGCCTCAGTAAAATCCCTGTAAGTGGTGGTGGCCGACCTAAACAATACCACAGAGATGCCCATTCCAATGGCGATGAGGGCCACTGGAACCTCCCTACTCCTGTGCATGAAGAGGAGAGCCCAATTTCTCTCTCACGAGAGAGTAGTAGCAAGGAAGCCCTGAGCGACTTCTCCACTGGTTCAGGGGCTGTTACTCCTACCCTGTCCCACAACCTGGAGGATATCCTGGACTCTGCAGTGCATCCCACAGTGGAGGCAACCAGCTTACCCAGGGAGTCTAAGATCCCCATCAAACATGGCTCCACTGCAACATACCACCCTCTGCAGGGGAAAACGGAGACAACACGGTCCAAGATCCCTGTCTCTAAAGTGCCCGTTCGCCGAACCAGCAATAAGCCTGCACCCTCTGCTGCAGCCGTTCGAAAATAA